In one window of Lytechinus pictus isolate F3 Inbred chromosome 19, Lp3.0, whole genome shotgun sequence DNA:
- the LOC129282597 gene encoding putative neutral sphingomyelinase isoform X2, whose product MEFKVVTLNCWGLPFGISKDKRERMQHIAKELATGAYDIVSLQEIWVMEDYELIKSAVEKVLPYSFYFRMGMLNGGLCTFSKWPIVDTFYHPYSLNGYAHNVTMGDWYISKMVALCKIDVEGMAVNVYNTHAHALYAPSNIPEKDDFLTHRLTQLYELSEFVRLTSGGADLVLVTGDFNSEPFSLATKLAITNAGLQDAWETRGNKETLYYKETDDGERIDYNLYQSFGPYTARCLKTTLALRKIPGSDLHYSDHEGVLSTFYITRLQDNQGQGDGPDHNSNEDGDVSPRQQLPKLLKEAIMVLSNNIEKVKSDQMWSRLKALFCFFLLLLSLSLGDVSPVLSFIWTCGMTLLTAFYFCFGFIVKECENKTVTGIIESMKVRLSVVEKRKMLNGK is encoded by the exons ATGGAGTTTAAAGTCGTCACACTGAATTGCTG gGGTCTCCCATTCGGCATCAGTAAGGACAAGAGAGAACGAATGCAACACATCGCCAAAGAATTAGCAACAGGAGCTTATGATATCGTGTCCCTTCAAGAG ATCTGGGTCATGGAGGATTATGAACTTATAAAGTCTGCAGTTGAAAAAGTCCTCCCATACAGCTTCTACTTTAGAAT GGGTATGTTGAATGGTGGACTCTgcacattttcaaaatggccgatcgTGGACACGTTCTATCACCCCTACTCACTGAATGGATATGCCCACAACGTTACCATGGGGGACTGGTACATCTCGAAAATGGTGGCGCTGTGCAAGATAGATGTTGAAGGGATGGCTGTGAATGTCTATAATACCCAT GCCCACGCTCTTTACGCTCCGTCCAACATTCCTGAAAAGGACGACTTCCTGACGCATCGATTGACCCAGCTGTATGAGCTCAGCGAGTTTGTAAGATTAACTTCCGGGGGAGCTGACCTGGTGCTTGTGACGGGCGATTTTAATTCAGAGCCATTCTCTCTCGCTACCAAGCTTGCTATCACAAATGCTGGATTACAGGACGCTTGGGAGACAAGGGGAAATAAAGAG ACTCTTTACTACAAGGAAACTGATGACGGAGAAAGGATAGACTACAATCTCTACCAGTCTTTCGGTCCCTACACAGCCAGGTGCCTTAAAACCACTCTCGCACTTCGGAAGATTCCGGGTTCAGATTTACACTATTCGGACCATGAGGGCGTCCTGTCAACATTTTATATCACACGGTTACAAG ACAACCAAGGTCAAGGAGATGGACCCGACCACAATTCAAATGAAGATGGCGATGTGTCGCCGCGGCAACAACTTCCGAAACTCCTGAAAGAGGCCATCATGGTTCTCTCAAATAACATTGAGAAGGTCAAATCAGATCAGATGTGGTCTCGTCTCAAGGCTCTCTTCTGCTTCTTCCTTCTCCTGCTCTCTCTGTCGCTGGGGGACGTCAGTCCGGTCCTGTCTTTCATCTGGACGTGCGGTATGACGCTGCTTACCGCGTTCTATTTCTGCTTTGGATTCATCGTTAAGGAATGCGAGAACAAGACGGTAACGGGTATCATTGAAAGCATGAAAGTTCGACTAAGCGTAGTTGAGAAGAGAAAGATGTTAAATGGGAAGTGA
- the LOC129282597 gene encoding putative neutral sphingomyelinase isoform X1, producing MEFKVVTLNCWGLPFGISKDKRERMQHIAKELATGAYDIVSLQEIWVMEDYELIKSAVEKVLPYSFYFRMGMLNGGLCTFSKWPIVDTFYHPYSLNGYAHNVTMGDWYISKMVALCKIDVEGMAVNVYNTHAHALYAPSNIPEKDDFLTHRLTQLYELSEFVRLTSGGADLVLVTGDFNSEPFSLATKLAITNAGLQDAWETRGNKEYTDGMTNERSDNPLAMSQTLYYKETDDGERIDYNLYQSFGPYTARCLKTTLALRKIPGSDLHYSDHEGVLSTFYITRLQDNQGQGDGPDHNSNEDGDVSPRQQLPKLLKEAIMVLSNNIEKVKSDQMWSRLKALFCFFLLLLSLSLGDVSPVLSFIWTCGMTLLTAFYFCFGFIVKECENKTVTGIIESMKVRLSVVEKRKMLNGK from the exons ATGGAGTTTAAAGTCGTCACACTGAATTGCTG gGGTCTCCCATTCGGCATCAGTAAGGACAAGAGAGAACGAATGCAACACATCGCCAAAGAATTAGCAACAGGAGCTTATGATATCGTGTCCCTTCAAGAG ATCTGGGTCATGGAGGATTATGAACTTATAAAGTCTGCAGTTGAAAAAGTCCTCCCATACAGCTTCTACTTTAGAAT GGGTATGTTGAATGGTGGACTCTgcacattttcaaaatggccgatcgTGGACACGTTCTATCACCCCTACTCACTGAATGGATATGCCCACAACGTTACCATGGGGGACTGGTACATCTCGAAAATGGTGGCGCTGTGCAAGATAGATGTTGAAGGGATGGCTGTGAATGTCTATAATACCCAT GCCCACGCTCTTTACGCTCCGTCCAACATTCCTGAAAAGGACGACTTCCTGACGCATCGATTGACCCAGCTGTATGAGCTCAGCGAGTTTGTAAGATTAACTTCCGGGGGAGCTGACCTGGTGCTTGTGACGGGCGATTTTAATTCAGAGCCATTCTCTCTCGCTACCAAGCTTGCTATCACAAATGCTGGATTACAGGACGCTTGGGAGACAAGGGGAAATAAAGAG TACACGGATGGAATGACGAATGAGAGATCGGACAATCCTCTTGCCATGTCCCAGACTCTTTACTACAAGGAAACTGATGACGGAGAAAGGATAGACTACAATCTCTACCAGTCTTTCGGTCCCTACACAGCCAGGTGCCTTAAAACCACTCTCGCACTTCGGAAGATTCCGGGTTCAGATTTACACTATTCGGACCATGAGGGCGTCCTGTCAACATTTTATATCACACGGTTACAAG ACAACCAAGGTCAAGGAGATGGACCCGACCACAATTCAAATGAAGATGGCGATGTGTCGCCGCGGCAACAACTTCCGAAACTCCTGAAAGAGGCCATCATGGTTCTCTCAAATAACATTGAGAAGGTCAAATCAGATCAGATGTGGTCTCGTCTCAAGGCTCTCTTCTGCTTCTTCCTTCTCCTGCTCTCTCTGTCGCTGGGGGACGTCAGTCCGGTCCTGTCTTTCATCTGGACGTGCGGTATGACGCTGCTTACCGCGTTCTATTTCTGCTTTGGATTCATCGTTAAGGAATGCGAGAACAAGACGGTAACGGGTATCATTGAAAGCATGAAAGTTCGACTAAGCGTAGTTGAGAAGAGAAAGATGTTAAATGGGAAGTGA